In one Pseudomonas sp. R84 genomic region, the following are encoded:
- a CDS encoding glycosyltransferase family 4 protein, whose translation MKLLVIHQNFPGQFRHVVLAAIDRRYEVLAIGRDTAPGIAEVKIYRYRAASRAAGDIHPYLARYEQAVTDGQKVFEILSRLKHSGYRPDVILAHPGWGETLFVKDVYPDAPLIHYCEYYYRAQGADSGFDPEFPRATRESSRLRVLNSLHLLNLEQCDIAIAPTRWQRSLFPAAYQSAIRVIHEGVIQSSCLAKVGAVRLRNGVELRAGQPIVTYVARNLEPYRGFHSFMRAIPHIQAGCPDAQIIIVGGDAVSYGRKPVGYANWRSRMEAEVSFDHSTVHFTGKLPYQTYRAVLDCSKAHVYLTYPFVMSWSLLEAMSAGCVVVASDTAPVREVIVDGYNGMLVDFFDHHGIAKRITKVLDSVDEYDSLRSAAKLTASRFDVEYGTTQYFEVFESATSGHLKKQPAPQFDREI comes from the coding sequence ATGAAGCTTCTTGTGATTCACCAAAACTTTCCGGGCCAGTTCCGTCACGTGGTGCTGGCAGCGATTGACAGGCGTTATGAGGTTTTGGCGATAGGTCGGGATACGGCGCCGGGTATCGCAGAGGTGAAAATATATCGATACCGCGCTGCCAGCAGAGCCGCGGGCGATATTCACCCCTATCTGGCCCGTTACGAACAAGCGGTGACTGATGGACAGAAGGTTTTTGAAATTCTGAGCCGACTGAAACATTCGGGTTATCGGCCGGACGTGATTCTCGCTCATCCCGGATGGGGGGAAACGCTCTTCGTCAAGGATGTCTATCCTGACGCGCCGCTTATTCACTATTGCGAATATTACTATCGGGCGCAGGGCGCGGATTCCGGATTCGACCCTGAATTCCCGCGAGCCACAAGAGAGTCTTCGAGGCTGCGAGTGCTCAATTCGCTGCATCTTTTGAATCTCGAGCAATGTGACATTGCCATTGCGCCCACGCGGTGGCAGCGCAGTCTGTTTCCGGCCGCTTATCAGTCGGCCATTCGGGTTATTCACGAGGGCGTCATTCAAAGTTCCTGTTTGGCGAAAGTTGGGGCCGTCAGGTTGCGCAATGGCGTCGAACTGAGAGCCGGGCAGCCGATCGTTACTTATGTCGCGAGGAATCTTGAGCCTTATCGCGGGTTTCACAGTTTTATGCGAGCGATCCCGCATATTCAGGCTGGGTGTCCCGATGCGCAGATAATCATAGTGGGCGGTGATGCCGTCAGTTACGGGCGTAAGCCGGTTGGCTATGCAAATTGGCGCAGCAGGATGGAGGCAGAGGTAAGTTTCGATCATTCCACCGTCCATTTTACAGGGAAGCTTCCTTACCAGACTTACCGGGCAGTTCTGGACTGTTCAAAGGCTCATGTTTATTTGACGTATCCGTTTGTTATGTCGTGGTCGTTACTGGAGGCGATGTCGGCTGGGTGCGTGGTAGTAGCGTCGGATACGGCTCCGGTAAGGGAGGTGATCGTCGATGGTTACAATGGAATGCTGGTGGATTTCTTCGATCATCACGGTATCGCCAAACGTATTACCAAGGTTCTTGATTCTGTTGATGAGTACGACAGCCTGCGCAGCGCCGCGAAGTTGACGGCGAGCAGATTTGATGTGGAGTACGGCACGACACAATACTTTGAGGTATTTGAAAGCGCGACGTCCGGGCATCTGAAGAAACAGCCTGCTCCTCAGTTTGACAGGGAGATTTGA